In one window of Pseudomonadota bacterium DNA:
- a CDS encoding inositol monophosphatase family protein yields MTPLVNVAVQAARAGGDAIIRSMNRLHNLTVQSKGRNDYVTEVDKFVEARIIEVIKKSYPHHNFLGEESGTTTGQDGEVEWIIDPIDGTTNFIHGFPAFAVSIAARHHGKMEAGVIYDPLRQELFTASRGNGATLDDRKIRVTAPQGLEGTLIGTGFPYRGDPVELDNYLGMLRDVSLKVAGIRRAGSAALDMAYVAAGRFDGFWERGLKIWDIAAGELIVREAGGLVSDLDGQETHLTTGNVAAGSARVLRDLLKTLAPHRK; encoded by the coding sequence ATGACTCCTTTGGTTAACGTCGCCGTACAGGCCGCCCGCGCGGGTGGCGACGCGATTATTCGCAGCATGAACCGACTGCACAACCTCACTGTGCAAAGCAAGGGTCGTAACGATTACGTCACCGAAGTCGACAAGTTTGTCGAGGCGCGCATCATCGAAGTCATTAAAAAATCCTACCCTCACCATAACTTCTTAGGCGAGGAATCCGGTACGACAACCGGACAGGACGGCGAAGTCGAGTGGATTATCGACCCGATCGATGGCACAACCAACTTTATTCACGGCTTCCCGGCGTTTGCCGTGTCGATTGCCGCGCGTCACCACGGCAAGATGGAGGCTGGCGTCATTTACGACCCACTTCGCCAGGAGCTGTTCACCGCGAGTCGCGGCAACGGCGCGACACTCGACGACCGCAAGATTCGTGTCACCGCGCCGCAGGGACTCGAGGGGACACTGATCGGCACAGGCTTTCCCTACCGCGGCGACCCAGTCGAACTCGACAATTACCTGGGCATGTTACGCGACGTAAGCCTCAAGGTAGCCGGCATCCGACGGGCCGGCTCAGCGGCTTTGGATATGGCGTATGTCGCCGCTGGGCGCTTCGATGGTTTTTGGGAACGCGGACTGAAAATCTGGGACATTGCGGCCGGCGAACTCATCGTGCGCGAAGCCGGTGGTTTGGTCAGCGATCTGGACGGCCAAGAAACGCACTTAACCACTGGTAATGTGGCGGCAGGTTCTGCCCGTGTGTTGCGAGACCTGCTCAAAACGTTGGCCCCTCACCGCAAATAA
- a CDS encoding iron-sulfur cluster assembly accessory protein — MAIELTDAAATQVGGFLKERAVQGLRLSVKPTGCAGYEYIVGYAESIEDGDQVFETKGISVVVDEKSLPLIDGTIVDFVESGISKVFKFTNPNATGECGCGESFNI, encoded by the coding sequence ATGGCGATTGAACTCACCGACGCGGCGGCCACCCAGGTCGGCGGCTTTCTGAAGGAGCGAGCAGTGCAAGGGCTTAGGCTCAGCGTTAAGCCCACCGGTTGTGCCGGGTACGAATACATCGTTGGCTACGCTGAATCGATCGAAGATGGCGATCAAGTATTTGAAACTAAAGGAATATCTGTCGTTGTCGATGAAAAGAGCCTGCCGCTCATCGACGGTACCATCGTCGATTTCGTCGAATCGGGCATCAGTAAGGTCTTTAAATTCACCAATCCAAACGCCACCGGAGAATGTGGCTGTGGCGAGAGTTTTAACATTTAG
- the trmJ gene encoding tRNA (cytosine(32)/uridine(32)-2'-O)-methyltransferase TrmJ — protein MSEMSEFSNPRRQAATEHDDSSVTALSERPIRIVLVGTSHPGNIGAVARAMKTMRLSALRLVTPKVFPHADATAMASGADDLLARAEVFDRLSDAIADCGLVLGASARLRSLRWPQMEPPEAAQRALEESAQHPVAFVFGRERTGLTNDELALCHGLVHIPANPEYSSLNLAMSVQVMSYELLMTSRAALPLRENATREVATAEEMDYFYSHLEQVMIDSGFLDPAAPKHLMKRLRRLYGRARPDRQELNILRGILSAVEKQRNNT, from the coding sequence ATGAGTGAAATGTCCGAATTCAGTAATCCCAGGCGCCAGGCTGCCACCGAACACGACGATTCGTCTGTGACGGCACTGTCCGAGCGACCCATTCGCATCGTGCTGGTGGGAACGTCGCATCCGGGCAACATCGGCGCGGTGGCACGCGCGATGAAAACCATGCGTCTGAGTGCGTTACGACTCGTAACGCCAAAGGTGTTTCCGCACGCGGACGCCACCGCGATGGCCTCGGGCGCCGATGACCTGTTGGCACGGGCCGAGGTGTTTGATCGGCTCTCTGATGCCATTGCCGATTGCGGCCTGGTGTTGGGTGCGAGCGCTCGTCTGCGTTCGCTACGATGGCCGCAAATGGAGCCACCGGAGGCCGCGCAGCGTGCGCTCGAGGAATCCGCGCAGCATCCCGTCGCGTTCGTATTCGGTCGGGAGCGCACCGGACTAACTAATGATGAGCTGGCGCTTTGCCACGGGTTGGTGCACATTCCGGCCAATCCGGAGTACAGCTCGCTTAATCTGGCGATGTCGGTACAGGTGATGAGCTATGAGCTGCTTATGACCAGTCGAGCCGCACTGCCGCTCCGCGAAAATGCGACGCGCGAGGTCGCCACTGCCGAGGAAATGGACTATTTTTATAGTCACCTGGAGCAGGTCATGATCGACTCAGGGTTTCTTGATCCGGCCGCACCGAAACACCTCATGAAGCGCCTGAGGCGGTTGTATGGTCGGGCGCGGCCCGATCGTCAGGAGCTCAATATTCTGCGCGGCATTTTGTCGGCGGTGGAGAAGCAACGTAACAACACGTGA
- the secF gene encoding protein translocase subunit SecF: MQLITKTTNIDFVGHRRPAMILSLVLIVVSIGSLFVQKLNLGVDFTGGVLMQAQYPNGADLPSIRSALENAGIDDATVQLFGSPRDVLVRLPVSEDTVPDSQDVEEGQKTTMGETVFDVLKAADGSVKRGRVEVVGAQVGKELSEAGMLALMIALMLIFIYVAIRFVWKFGAGAVAALVHDVILVVGFFSLFQLDFDLSVVAAVLAVIGYSLNDTIVVFDRIRENFLDLRNVEPEEIVNRSINQMLARTIITGVTTLLVLLALYFVGGEALQPFSLALIIGIVVGTYSSIYVASSTALGLDVTVEDLLPPVVEDEQDALP; this comes from the coding sequence ATGCAACTGATTACTAAAACTACCAACATCGATTTCGTCGGTCATCGACGCCCGGCCATGATTCTGTCGCTGGTGCTCATCGTGGTCTCGATTGGCTCATTGTTTGTGCAAAAACTGAATCTCGGTGTCGACTTCACCGGTGGTGTGCTAATGCAAGCGCAGTATCCCAACGGTGCGGATCTGCCGTCGATTCGCTCGGCGCTTGAAAATGCAGGCATTGATGACGCGACTGTCCAGTTGTTTGGTTCACCCCGCGACGTGCTCGTGCGTCTGCCGGTGTCCGAGGACACCGTACCTGACTCGCAGGATGTTGAAGAAGGCCAAAAAACAACCATGGGTGAAACCGTCTTTGACGTGCTCAAAGCCGCCGACGGCTCGGTCAAACGAGGCCGGGTTGAGGTAGTGGGGGCGCAGGTGGGTAAAGAGCTCAGTGAAGCGGGCATGTTGGCGCTGATGATCGCGCTGATGTTGATTTTTATCTATGTCGCGATTCGCTTTGTTTGGAAGTTCGGTGCCGGCGCCGTAGCGGCGCTAGTGCACGATGTCATTTTAGTGGTGGGCTTTTTCTCGCTATTTCAACTTGATTTCGACTTGTCGGTGGTGGCCGCGGTGCTCGCGGTGATCGGTTACTCGCTCAACGATACGATCGTGGTGTTCGACCGCATTCGCGAGAACTTTCTGGACTTACGCAACGTTGAGCCCGAAGAAATCGTGAACCGCTCCATTAATCAGATGCTCGCGCGTACCATCATAACCGGCGTCACCACACTGCTGGTGCTGCTGGCGCTGTATTTTGTGGGCGGTGAAGCGCTTCAGCCGTTCTCGCTGGCGCTCATTATCGGCATCGTTGTTGGTACATACTCGTCGATCTATGTGGCCAGTTCCACCGCATTGGGCCTCGATGTCACCGTGGAAGATTTGTTGCCGCCGGTGGTGGAAGACGAGCAAGACGCCCTGCCGTAA
- the secD gene encoding protein translocase subunit SecD, producing MNRYPSWLNILVLCVVLGAVFLALPSFYGESRAVQITRDSDLPLPSDLNTAIEQQLSNAGESVPQVFTHDDRLYIVVNDDDQQDRIKTLMTDRFGGKDSGYKVATNFAPLMPKWLRDTGGQSVRLGLDLRGGVHLLFEVDMPRAIAQYLDQMASAIKVQMRDAKVPGVRVQSENDGITVTTRDAERCADARQVVDDLEEGFLVAERNSTAAGGCPILRLTMSETQIADRQSFAIEQNTTTLRSRLDQLGVAEPLVQQQGANRILVQLPGVGDPAEVIDTLSAVASLEFRGACETGSPAEAARSGRAPVGCMLVQDTKDDIPSPAVLDRDVIATGAELVDARFSYDAVDGPIVNVKLDGSASKRMFEHTKANLNKPMAVVFIETTARSVEGQEKPILDTTKEVINFATIRGVFSDSFRISGFTPNEAQELAVLLRAGALAAPIYVVEQRTVGPTLGKDNIEKGKYAVIIGFLLVVVFMLFYYRVFGIFANLALLVNLVIMMALLSLLQASLTLPGIAGIVLTVGMAVDANVLIFERIREELRSGSTPQNAIHSGYDKAFSSIADANITTLIAALVLYLFGTGPIQGFATTLAIGILSSMFTAIIGTRALVNWLYGGDKQVDKLSI from the coding sequence ATGAATCGTTATCCCTCCTGGCTCAATATCCTGGTTCTGTGCGTGGTGCTCGGCGCGGTGTTTCTGGCGTTACCCAGTTTTTATGGCGAATCACGCGCGGTTCAGATTACCCGCGATTCCGATCTGCCGCTGCCTAGCGATTTGAATACCGCTATCGAGCAGCAGCTCAGCAATGCGGGTGAGTCGGTGCCTCAGGTTTTTACGCACGATGACCGACTTTACATCGTCGTGAATGACGACGATCAGCAGGACCGCATTAAGACTTTGATGACCGACCGCTTTGGCGGCAAAGACAGCGGCTACAAGGTCGCCACCAACTTCGCACCGCTCATGCCCAAATGGCTACGCGACACCGGCGGTCAATCGGTGCGCTTGGGTCTGGATTTGCGGGGCGGTGTGCATCTTTTGTTTGAAGTCGATATGCCACGCGCCATTGCGCAGTACCTCGATCAGATGGCCTCAGCCATCAAGGTGCAAATGCGCGATGCCAAAGTTCCCGGTGTCCGAGTGCAATCGGAAAACGACGGGATTACCGTGACCACCCGTGATGCTGAACGATGCGCCGATGCGCGTCAGGTTGTCGACGATCTCGAGGAAGGGTTTTTGGTGGCGGAACGAAACTCGACCGCCGCGGGAGGCTGCCCGATTCTCCGACTCACCATGAGCGAAACGCAGATCGCCGATCGCCAAAGCTTCGCGATTGAACAAAACACCACGACCCTGCGCAGTCGCCTCGATCAACTCGGCGTGGCGGAACCGCTCGTGCAGCAGCAGGGCGCGAACCGCATTCTCGTACAGTTGCCGGGCGTTGGCGACCCGGCGGAAGTCATCGATACGTTGAGCGCGGTGGCATCCCTTGAATTTCGTGGCGCCTGTGAAACCGGCAGTCCCGCTGAAGCCGCTCGCAGCGGACGAGCGCCGGTAGGCTGCATGCTGGTGCAAGACACCAAAGACGACATTCCTTCACCTGCCGTGCTCGATCGTGATGTGATCGCGACGGGGGCCGAACTGGTTGACGCGCGCTTCTCGTATGACGCCGTTGACGGACCGATTGTGAACGTGAAGCTGGACGGCAGTGCGTCAAAACGCATGTTTGAACACACGAAGGCGAACCTCAATAAACCCATGGCGGTGGTGTTTATCGAGACCACGGCACGCAGTGTGGAAGGTCAGGAGAAGCCGATTCTCGACACCACCAAGGAAGTGATCAACTTCGCCACGATTCGGGGTGTGTTCAGCGATAGTTTCCGAATCTCCGGTTTCACGCCAAATGAGGCGCAGGAGCTTGCCGTGCTGCTGCGCGCCGGCGCCTTGGCGGCGCCGATCTATGTGGTCGAACAGCGTACGGTTGGTCCAACCCTCGGTAAAGACAACATTGAAAAGGGCAAGTATGCCGTGATCATCGGGTTTCTGCTGGTGGTGGTTTTCATGCTCTTTTACTACCGGGTGTTTGGCATCTTTGCCAACTTGGCGCTGCTGGTGAACCTGGTCATTATGATGGCGTTGCTGTCATTACTTCAGGCGTCGCTCACTTTGCCAGGGATTGCGGGAATTGTGCTGACGGTGGGTATGGCGGTAGACGCTAACGTGCTTATCTTCGAGCGTATACGTGAGGAGCTCAGATCGGGCTCTACGCCACAAAATGCGATCCATTCGGGTTACGACAAAGCATTCTCATCGATTGCCGATGCCAACATTACGACGCTCATTGCAGCGCTGGTGCTCTATCTGTTTGGCACCGGCCCAATTCAGGGCTTTGCCACCACGCTGGCCATCGGTATTTTGAGTTCGATGTTCACGGCGATCATCGGCACTCGCGCGCTGGTCAACTGGCTATACGGCGGTGACAAGCAAGTCGATAAGCTGTCGATCTAG
- the yajC gene encoding preprotein translocase subunit YajC has product MLGSLSVSDLGALGADFFIRTASAQATGAPQGPGLGGFILPLVFILALYFLLIRPQARRAKEHTAMVKGLGKGDEVVSAGGVLGRITDLDEQFVTLKVASNTEIKIQRHQIGAVLPKGTVKF; this is encoded by the coding sequence ATGCTGGGAAGTCTCTCCGTTTCCGACCTCGGTGCCCTAGGCGCTGATTTTTTCATCCGCACCGCCTCGGCTCAGGCCACCGGCGCCCCGCAGGGACCGGGTTTGGGCGGCTTTATCTTGCCGCTGGTCTTCATTCTGGCGCTGTACTTTCTGCTGATCCGTCCCCAGGCGCGACGCGCCAAAGAGCACACCGCCATGGTCAAGGGACTGGGCAAGGGTGACGAAGTGGTATCAGCCGGAGGCGTGTTGGGGCGGATCACCGACTTGGACGAACAGTTTGTCACGCTAAAAGTTGCGAGCAACACGGAAATTAAAATTCAGCGACATCAAATCGGCGCGGTTCTGCCCAAGGGCACCGTCAAGTTTTAA
- a CDS encoding translation initiation factor 2, with the protein MRRSSVCVLCALLPLVASCASSNRNENERFHIQSEPETALAKLSTGESCLTPCHFDLPRSSEFRVTLTKDGYRPYTTTIRSVKSQTGGRPATASVSVGGIFNVPVGPQTGVSYDLEPNPLIVELERR; encoded by the coding sequence ATGCGTCGATCATCCGTGTGCGTTCTGTGTGCACTGTTGCCATTAGTGGCCAGCTGCGCGTCCTCCAACCGCAACGAAAACGAACGCTTTCATATCCAAAGCGAGCCCGAAACCGCACTGGCTAAGCTCTCCACCGGCGAATCGTGCCTAACACCGTGCCACTTTGATTTACCGCGTTCGAGCGAATTTCGCGTCACCCTTACCAAAGACGGCTACCGCCCTTACACGACCACCATTCGTTCCGTAAAATCGCAAACCGGTGGACGCCCAGCCACCGCATCGGTGTCGGTCGGCGGGATATTCAATGTACCGGTTGGCCCCCAAACCGGCGTGTCCTATGACCTCGAACCCAACCCGCTTATCGTCGAGCTCGAGCGCCGATAG
- a CDS encoding IscS subfamily cysteine desulfurase produces the protein MNDKPIYLDFAATTPVDKRVAARMAACLTDEGVFANPASTSHTYGQQARQAVNNARAQVASLIGAQPEHIVFTSGATEADNLAIKGVARASAASGRRHIVTAKTEHKAVLDTCRQLEAEGCQVTYLVPAEHGRVTAAQVQSALRDETCLVSIMHVNNEIGVINPIDEIGHVCAEAGVPFHVDAAQSAGKVAIDLSTINVNLLSLAAHKVYGPKGIGALYVKPVPRLRIEPILHGGGHELGLRSGTLATHQIVGMGEAFALAERELEAEHARLAQLRARLLDGLLALDAVQLNGGEPSVPGIVNVSFAQIEGESLMYALRPLAVASSAACGSASSESSYVLRALGHSDQLAQSSVRFSLGRSTTPAHIDRAIEVVTRAVTRLRALSPAADGSRAKSAIKEDESQSVGR, from the coding sequence ATGAACGACAAACCCATCTATCTGGACTTTGCCGCGACGACCCCGGTTGATAAACGAGTCGCGGCGCGCATGGCGGCATGTTTGACCGACGAGGGCGTGTTTGCCAATCCCGCGTCGACCTCGCATACGTATGGCCAGCAGGCCCGCCAAGCGGTGAATAACGCGCGAGCGCAGGTGGCGTCGTTGATCGGTGCCCAGCCGGAGCACATTGTATTTACCTCGGGCGCAACCGAGGCGGACAATCTGGCCATCAAGGGTGTGGCCCGAGCGAGCGCAGCATCCGGACGGCGCCATATTGTGACGGCCAAAACCGAACACAAAGCGGTGCTCGATACCTGTCGACAGCTTGAAGCCGAAGGGTGTCAGGTCACCTACCTGGTGCCAGCAGAACACGGCCGCGTAACTGCCGCACAAGTCCAGAGCGCCTTGCGGGACGAGACGTGCCTTGTGTCGATCATGCACGTCAACAATGAGATCGGCGTAATCAATCCGATCGATGAGATCGGCCATGTGTGCGCAGAGGCAGGCGTGCCGTTCCATGTGGACGCGGCACAAAGCGCGGGCAAAGTCGCGATTGATCTGTCGACGATAAACGTCAATCTGCTGTCACTTGCGGCGCACAAAGTGTATGGACCCAAAGGGATCGGTGCGCTTTATGTCAAACCCGTACCCCGTCTTCGCATTGAGCCCATTCTTCATGGTGGCGGTCACGAGCTGGGATTGCGGTCAGGCACGTTGGCCACACATCAGATTGTGGGTATGGGCGAAGCGTTCGCCCTCGCCGAACGCGAGCTCGAAGCCGAACACGCGCGGCTCGCGCAGTTGCGCGCGCGCCTACTCGATGGACTACTCGCGCTTGACGCTGTGCAGCTAAATGGGGGTGAGCCCTCAGTGCCGGGTATTGTGAACGTGAGTTTTGCCCAAATAGAAGGAGAGAGCCTGATGTATGCTCTGCGGCCACTGGCCGTGGCGAGCAGCGCCGCCTGTGGGTCGGCGTCGTCTGAATCGTCGTATGTGCTGCGCGCTTTGGGGCATTCGGACCAGCTCGCACAAAGCTCGGTGCGCTTCAGTCTCGGGCGCTCGACCACCCCGGCGCACATCGATCGGGCGATTGAGGTGGTGACTCGGGCCGTGACACGATTGCGCGCACTCAGTCCGGCAGCCGATGGATCGCGCGCCAAGTCCGCCATCAAAGAGGATGAGTCGCAGTCGGTTGGCCGGTGA
- a CDS encoding iron-sulfur cluster assembly scaffold protein, translating into MSRSRLAGEHTARTNPTILSLMYNEQVIEHFEAPRNVATPADLAGSSPTLVSGEGGNEHSGVWIGFWLDVEGMTIRQARFRAYGCPHTLAMASWLTERLVGEPLTSGYTLPKDEIVAALALPAEKLRSVLVAEDALRDCATQIHEGQDEYGD; encoded by the coding sequence ATGAGTCGCAGTCGGTTGGCCGGTGAACACACGGCCAGAACCAACCCGACTATTTTGAGTCTTATGTACAACGAGCAAGTTATTGAGCACTTTGAAGCGCCGCGAAATGTGGCGACGCCAGCGGATCTGGCCGGCTCCTCGCCGACTTTGGTGAGCGGAGAGGGCGGCAATGAGCACAGCGGTGTGTGGATCGGTTTTTGGCTCGATGTTGAGGGCATGACGATCAGGCAGGCACGGTTTCGTGCCTATGGCTGCCCGCATACGCTGGCCATGGCCTCGTGGCTCACCGAACGACTGGTTGGGGAACCGCTCACAAGCGGCTACACTCTGCCTAAGGACGAAATTGTGGCGGCGCTGGCGCTGCCCGCGGAAAAATTGCGCAGTGTGCTGGTTGCCGAAGACGCACTCAGAGACTGTGCCACACAGATACACGAAGGACAGGACGAATATGGCGATTGA
- the ndk gene encoding nucleoside-diphosphate kinase: MAIERTLSIIKPDGVAKNIIGDVYTRFESAGLRIVAARMLHLTQSQAEEFYAVHKERPFYGDLVAFMTSGPVMVQALEGENAIAKNRELMGDTNPQNAAPGTIRADFATSIDENAVHGSDAPETAAQEIEFFFAAGVCPRTR; encoded by the coding sequence ATGGCTATTGAAAGAACACTGTCCATCATCAAACCCGATGGCGTGGCAAAGAACATTATCGGTGATGTCTACACGCGCTTTGAAAGCGCCGGTCTTCGCATTGTTGCCGCGCGCATGTTGCACCTCACCCAGTCACAGGCGGAAGAGTTTTACGCGGTTCACAAAGAGCGCCCTTTCTACGGCGACCTTGTTGCGTTTATGACCTCGGGGCCTGTGATGGTTCAAGCGCTCGAAGGCGAAAACGCGATTGCCAAGAACCGTGAGCTGATGGGCGATACCAATCCGCAAAATGCAGCGCCCGGCACCATCCGCGCCGACTTTGCAACCAGCATTGATGAAAACGCGGTACATGGCTCCGATGCCCCCGAAACCGCCGCACAAGAAATCGAATTTTTCTTCGCGGCCGGTGTGTGTCCGCGCACACGCTAA
- the tgt gene encoding tRNA guanosine(34) transglycosylase Tgt, with protein sequence MKFEVLQRSGRARRGRLTFARGEIDTPAFMPVGTYGTVKAMTAEELEELGAQIVLGNTFHLMLRPGTEVVQAHGGLHGFMHWERPILTDSGGFQVWSLAEMRKISEEGVTFRSPVNGDKVELTPEKSIAVQHALGADIIMQFDECTPYPATRDEAATSMTLSRRWGKRCRDFHGDHPSSLFGIVQGGMYPDLRNESLEGLVEIGFDGYALGGLSVGETEEERLLVLDSTAHALPDNKPRYLMGVGTPKDLVQAVARGVDMFDCVMPTRNARNGYLFTSEGVIKIRNSRHQHDTGPIDPACDCYTCRHYSRAYLRHLDRCGEILGPRLATIHNLHFYQTLMRRMREALDAGQFEEFAADYLKSPVCSPNSVA encoded by the coding sequence ATGAAATTTGAGGTGTTACAAAGAAGCGGCCGAGCCCGACGAGGTCGACTGACGTTCGCGCGGGGTGAGATTGACACCCCGGCATTCATGCCGGTTGGCACCTACGGCACCGTCAAAGCGATGACCGCCGAGGAGCTGGAGGAATTGGGCGCGCAAATAGTGTTAGGCAACACGTTTCACCTGATGCTCAGGCCCGGCACCGAGGTCGTGCAGGCGCATGGTGGCCTGCATGGGTTCATGCACTGGGAGCGCCCAATCTTGACCGATTCAGGCGGGTTTCAAGTGTGGAGTCTCGCCGAAATGCGCAAGATCAGCGAAGAGGGCGTCACGTTTCGGTCACCGGTCAATGGCGATAAGGTCGAGCTGACGCCGGAAAAATCGATCGCCGTGCAGCACGCACTGGGTGCCGACATCATCATGCAGTTTGATGAGTGCACGCCGTACCCGGCGACGCGCGACGAAGCGGCGACATCGATGACGCTATCGCGTCGATGGGGGAAGCGGTGCCGCGATTTTCACGGCGATCATCCCAGTAGCCTGTTTGGCATTGTGCAGGGCGGCATGTACCCCGATCTGCGGAACGAGTCTCTGGAAGGATTGGTTGAGATCGGCTTTGACGGCTATGCCCTGGGTGGACTGTCTGTGGGGGAAACCGAGGAAGAACGCTTGTTGGTACTCGACAGCACGGCGCACGCCCTGCCGGACAATAAACCCCGCTATTTGATGGGCGTCGGCACGCCCAAAGACCTTGTACAGGCGGTCGCGCGCGGAGTGGATATGTTCGATTGCGTGATGCCCACGCGCAACGCCCGCAATGGCTATCTGTTCACGTCCGAGGGTGTGATCAAAATTCGCAACAGCCGTCACCAGCATGACACCGGGCCCATCGACCCGGCGTGTGACTGCTACACGTGTCGCCATTACAGTCGCGCCTACCTGAGGCATCTGGACCGTTGCGGCGAGATTCTCGGGCCGCGGCTCGCCACGATTCACAATCTGCACTTCTATCAAACGCTCATGCGCCGCATGCGCGAAGCGCTGGACGCCGGCCAATTTGAGGAATTTGCCGCCGATTACTTGAAATCACCCGTGTGTAGCCCAAACTCTGTGGCATAA